One window from the genome of Cryptomeria japonica chromosome 6, Sugi_1.0, whole genome shotgun sequence encodes:
- the LOC131037482 gene encoding uncharacterized protein LOC131037482, which produces MHWAKADNQKVAMVLLDFEKAYDRIEWPFVRGMLQAFGFPSYFCKWIDIIFKDSSTVVEINGDMSEAIPLRRSIRQGCPIAPALFVIIADALYYILRALKLGPSIKGLTLPNDDNLINAQFANDIALFLALFEDNFDNAMERLQFFCLASGAKIAPHKSTIFGWSENPPNWIIGKGWQWAGSNHIVRPKCMGGLGIKDIRAHGIALASKWIVKSLYGNEPWKVLIRNNIKRSVVKKGKTWTNIPLCDIVLGDYNMKVFGSSVFASLWKAWSQVSDVMEISKDKFMTLIHEGVLQIYKEDIQSVRYFRKHMDMLQPKEIEALTQYMRKLKLEDLDG; this is translated from the exons ATGCACTGGGCAAAAGCTGATAACCAGAAAGTTGCAATGGTCTTACTGGACTTTGAAAAAGCATATGACAGAATAGAATGGCCATTTGTTAGGGGAATGCTTCAAGCATTTGGTTTTCCCTCATATTTTTGTAAATGGATAGATATTATTTTTAAGGACTCATCCACAGTTGTTGAGATTAATGGTGATATGTCTGAAGCCATCCCATTAAGGAGATCTATAAGGCAGGGGTGCCCTATTGCCCCAGCCCTATTTGTCATTATTGCAGATGCTCTCTATTACATTCTAAGGGCCCTGAAACTTGGACCCTCTATCAAAGGGCTTACTCTTCCTAATGATGATAATCTGATTAATGCTCAATTTGCTAATGATATTGCCTTATTCCTAGCCCTATTTGAGGATAATTTTGACAACGCCATGGAAAGACTTCAGTTCTTTTGCTTGGCTTCTGGAGCGAAGATAGCCCCTCACAAATCCACTATCTTTGGATGGTCTGAAAATCCCCCAAATTGGATCATAGGTAAAGGGTGGCAATGGGCAGGATCGAACCATATTGTAAG ACCTAAATGTATGGGGGGTCTGGGTATCAAGGATATTAGGGCTCATGGCATTGCCCTAGCctccaaatggattgtaaaatCCCTATATGGAAATGAACCTTGGAAGGTGCTAATAAGAAATAATATTAAAAGGTCAGTTGTTAAGAAAGGAAAAACATGGACGAATATCCCTTTATGTGATATTGTACTTGGGGACTATAACATGAAAGTGTTTGGATCTAGTGTTTTTGCATCACTTTGGAAGGCATGGTCACAG GTTTCTGATGTCATGGAGATATCTAAAGACAAATTTATGACTTTGATTCATGAGGGTGTCCTACAGATCTATAAGGAGGATATCCAGTCTGTTCGCTACTTCAGAAAGCATATGGATATGTTGCAGCCTAAGGAGATCGAGGCCTTGACCCAATACATGAGAAAGCTCAAGCTTGAAGATTTAGATGGATAA